The window CCCGCCTACACCGTGCGGGAAACCGGCAAAACCCTCGAGGCCAACGCGTTGCTGAAGGCGCGCAAGGCCGTCCGCCGCACGGGCGTCGCCGCGCTCTCCGACGATTCGGGTTTGGAAGTCGCCGCCCTGGGCGGCCGCCCGGGGGTGTATTCGGCCCGCTTCGCGGGGCCCGGGTGTTCCTACGCCGACAACAATCGCAAAGTCCTTCGCCTCCTGGGCGACCGCCCGGCCGCGCGGCGGGGGGCGGTTTTTCGTTGCGTGGTCGCCCTGGTGTTTCCCGACGGGCGTGAGAAATTGTTTCAAGGCCGTTGCCCGGGTCGCATCGTGCCGGCGTTGCGGGGCTCCCAAGGGTTCGGTTACGACCCGGTCTTTTTGCCCCGGGGGAAAAAGAAAACTTTCGCCGAAATGTCGCTGGCGGAAAAGAACCGGTTGAGCCATCGCTCCCGGGCCTTTCGAAAAGCCGCCGCGTATTTGAAGAAATGGGTCGGGTCCGGAGCGGGCCGATGATCGGCGCGGTGTTCGCCGGTCTTGAGCGTTTCTTCGGGGAAGGCCTGGCCCTGTGGGCGGTCCGCGCCCACGCGGTGTCCCTCGGGATCGTCGTCCTGGCCTTGGCGATTCCGCCCGCCCGTTGGTTTTGGGCTCGTTGGAAAGCCGCGCGCGGCGCGGGGTGGGCCCCCCAATGGATCTGCCCGGCCTGCGGTCACACCAACGCCCACGCCGATGGCGCCTGCGCGAAATGCCGCGCGGGGGGTGGAACCTCCCCGGGGCGATGGTTTCGAGGGTTGCCCGGCTTGGGTTGGTTGGCGGGGGGTGCGCGCGCCACGGCGTTCGTCCTGCGTGCAACGGGTTATGTGTTTTTCTACGGAATGACCTTGTTCGCCGCGAACCGGTTCCGGTTTTTCCAATTTGATCAAAAGCCGCTGCAAGAACTGCTCGGGGCGGCGGCCATGGTGTTGTTGGTGCTGGTTCTTTATTACGCCCGCCGGGTGGTGTCTTGGAAATGGGGGTCGCCCGTTTCGCGGGCCACGGATTTCCTCGTGATGATGTCCCTGGCCGGTGCGTTCTTGATCCTCTGGATTCTCTGGGCGGCGGCGCCGTTTGTCCGGGGCGAAGCCCTGGCGGTCCTGGCGGTGACCCCCGACGGCCAGCTCCGTGTTTGGCGGCCGCGCCGACGCGTCGGGCGGGTGGTGGAGAACCCCGAAACCGCGCGTTGGATCGTGCCTCTCCAATACGCGCGTTTTTCCTGGCCCCTGGTCGGCGTGGATCAAACGTTTTTGGTCCGGGTGGGCACCCACACCGTGATGTCCTGGGCGGGGGCGCGTCTGGTCAAATTCGGATCCGACCGCTGGGACGGGGATTCCCCGTGGCGTCCGCGGCTCACGACCGCCCGCCACACGTTGGAGGCCGCGGCCCCCGGGCTTTACGAGATACACCCGTCGTCCGTCGGCGAGGGAGTGGTTCTGACGCCCCGGGAGGCGGTTCAAAAATGAAGACGATTTTGGTGACGGGAGCGGCGGGTTTCATCGGGGCCTGGACCGCCAAGGCGCTGGTGGAGCGGGGCGAACGCGTCATCGGCGTGGACAACTTCAACCCCTATTACGACCCCCGCCTCAAACGCGACCGGGTGAAGGCCTTGATCCCCCGGGTCAAAATCCACGAAATCGATCTGGCCGATCGCGCGGCGCTGGCCCGTGTGTTCCGCGCGAATAAAATCGACCGGATCTGCCACCTCGGCGCCCAGGCCGGCGTGCGCTATTCCCTTCAAAATCCGTTCGCCTACGAAAACACCAACAATCTGGGAACGTTGAATTTGTTGGAAACCGCCCGGACGGCCGGCGTCCGCTCTTTCGTTTACGCGTCCTCGTCGTCGGTGTACGGCGGCAACCGCAAAGCGCCTTTTTCCGTCGAAGACGCGGTCAACCGCCCCCTGTCGCTTTACGCCGCGACCAAGCGCGCCAACGAGTTGACGGCGCACGTCTACCACCACCTGTACGGGTTTCGTTGCACGGGACTTCGGTTTTTCACGGTCTACGGGCCCTGGGGCCGGCCCGACATGGCGTTGTTTTCGTTCACGAAAGCGATTATGGAGGGTCGGCCCATCGAACTGTTCAACCGGGGAATAATGCGTCGCGACTTCACCTACATTGACGACATCGTCGCCGGGGTCTTGGCCGCCTTGGATCGGAACACGGGGTATCGCATTTATAATCTGGGGAATTCGCGGCCCGTGACACTGGGACAATTTGTTCGGGCCATTGAAAATTCTGTCGGACGAAAGGCCGTCAAGAAATTTCTTCCCCTGCAGCCGGGCGATGTCCCCGCGACCTGGGCCGATATCGATTCTTCGCGCCGGCGATTGGGTTTCCGACCCCGAATCGGCATCGAAGCGGGCGTCCAGCGGTTCGTGGATTGGTACCGCTCCTACTTCCGAAAGTAAAATTCTTGTAAAAAACTCTTGAAAAAAAAGCTTTCTGGGTTTACCCTGTTTGGGCAATGGAACCGAGTCTTCTCATTAAATGGTGGTGCCCGTATAAAAACCGCCCGGAATCGGTTGGTTTTGGCGAAAGTGGCGCATGCATAGCTTGCGAGGGGGGCTATGAAATTTAATCGTTTTTCATTCCTTGTCGGCGTTTTTACCTTCCTGGCCGGTCTCTCCGGCGCGGTCGATGGCTACCGTTTGGAAGGTCCCAAATCCTTGCCCGTGGGCGGCGAGGGGGCATTAACGGTGTTCCCCATGCAGGGCCGACAGGCCGATCCCACGCCCCACGATATCGAATTTACGAATTTGCCGGCGGGTGTGACCGTGGCCCCCGTTGATGCCCAGGCCGGTTGGACCGTTCGCGGTCCCACCGAATACAAAATTTCATTCAACACCGCCGTCCGTCCCGGGATGGTCGGCCTCGTGGTCCGGAACCGGGAGCGCCCCGCCGCGGCGGGGTCCTGGGTTGTGCGGGCCATTCCCGCCACGGCCCGGTTGGTGGTCACGCCCCTGCCCACCCGCGTGGGTGACCCGCGTCGCCGGGTCCGTTTGGTGGCCCTGGACGACCGCGGTTTGATCGCGGTGGATTTTCGGGACGAGGTGGTTTTGACCGCCAGCGCCGGGGCCCTTTTGAACGACCGGGTGCCCGCCGAACGCTTCGAAAACGGCGTCGCCGAGGTGGAAGTCGAGTTCCGGGGCGCTCCCCCGACCGGGTTGGTGCGCCTGACGGCGCGGGCGGCCTCGGTGCCCGTTGGACGAAAAGCCCCCCCGCGGGGCGAAGGCCGCGCGCCCCGAGGGGCCAAAGGGGCCAACCGGTGAGAACCCTTCGGCGCTTTGTTTTGGGGTTGTTGTTCACCACCGGCGCGGGCGCGGCCCACGCCGTCGTCGACCATTACATCGTCACCGCGCCGCTCGCGATCATGAAGGGCGACAGCGGCATCAATTTCACCGTCGATCCCCGCGACGCCGCCAATCTCCCCGATCTCAGCTCCCACCGCGTGCTCTTCGTCGTGCCCCCCGGGGTGACGGTCGAGGGCGCCGGCGGCACCGGTGACCCCGTCAACGGTTGGATTGTGGCGGGTTTGACGAATTTCACCGTCCGGACGAACGCGGTCGCCCCCGTCGGTTTCTTTGATTTGCGCGTGCGGGACAAAAACGACGCCAACGTGTTCGGGTTCCAGAGCGTGCAGATCGAGCCGACCGTCGTGTCCTTCGAATTGGTGCCGCCCCTGGTCCCCTTCACGGGCATGGCCGGCGTCGGGTTCAACCTTCAAGTGCGGGCGGTGGGTCCCGGGGGTGTGACCATCACGTCCTTCCGCGACGACGTCCTTTTGAGCGCCCAGATCGGCGATTTGTCGATCACTGTCGGCGGCGCCGGCCAACTCGTCAGCGGCGCCACTTTCATCAACGGGGTCGCCTCCATCGTGGTGACTTTGTTCGGGACGAACCCCGTGACCCGGCAGAACAACATCCTGGCCAACCAGGTGGAAACTTACGCGGGCCAGGCCGTGCCGGCCACGGGCATCACCTCGCCGCCTTTGACCATCGATCCCAACGTCTACGACCACATCCTCCTTCGATTCCCCGGTGAAACGCTGACCCCGGGGACGGGCGCGGGAAAAACCGGCGCGGCGGCCACCCAGGTGGCGGGCGCGGGCATCAACCCCGTCTTCGTCGACCTTGTCGACCAATGGCACAACCCCATCAACCCCGCGGCCAACGCCGGCATCTACCCCTTCAACATCAACTACGTGTCCTTCTTCGCCGGGGTCCCCCCCGACACGGTGCCCTTGCCGTCGGTGTTGGTCAACACCAACCAGGCGAACGTCAGCTTTGTGATGCGCGTCGCCGGCAACCACCTCATTCAAGCCACCGCCGGCGTCGAAGTCAGCCAGAGCATCGTGCCGGTGGTCAACTCCGCCGGGTTCCGGTTCAAAGTGACCCCGGACCCCATGCCCAATTCGGACGCCGTCACCCCCTTCATCATCACCGTCGAGGCGGTGGACATTTTTGACAACCCCCTTGTGGCTTACAACGGCACCGCGCTCGTCACCGCCGACAACTGCGCGGGGGCGCCCTTCGGCAACAACACCCTCGACACCGCCCCCGGCGTGCCCACGCCCGGCGCTCAAAACACCATCACTTTCGTGGCCGGCCAGTGGATCAACCGGCCGGTGCAGGTGTTCAAGGCGTCGAACCTCACCCGCCTTGTCTTTGTGGACGCCGGGGCGGGCTTAAGCGGCAATTCCACCTGTTTTGACAACGACGCCGGCGGCGCCGCCATGCTTCACTTCACGCTTCCCGGGCAGGTTTACACCCCCGGGGCCTTCCCCGGCAACTTGAACCTGCCCGCGACGCAGTCCGCCGGCGCCCTCATTTCGGCGGTCGTGCGCGTGACCGATTTAAGCTGGAACCAGGTTTCCATCCCGGTGCCCCAGCCGTTGACCTTGTTCATGGACAACACCGTGGGTTTCATCGACGTGCCCGGCGGACTGGTGATGCCCCCGGTGGGCGACATCACGGTCAACAACATACGTCTCCGCTCGTCCTCCTTCCGGCCGCTTTCGGCCGCGGTGCCCCAGGTGTTGCGGGCCCAGATCCCCGTGCCGAATATTTTGGGGAACAGCGACGGCATCACCGTCAATCCCGGCGCCTATTCAAACGTGGTCGTGGTCGCTCCGACCGAAACGCTTTCCCCCGGGAACCCGACGGAACCCGACGGCAAGATCAACTCCATATCCACCCAGGCCTTCAACGTCGGGTTCCCCATGCAGGTGTATTTGACCGACTCGTTTTTCAACCCCGTTCAAACGCCGCCCTACTCCGGCGCCTGGCCGAGCCTCCAATTCACCCTTCTGGGCGGGGGGGACATCACTTTCCCCGCCCCCAACCCCGCGCCCATGGCCTCGTCGCTGTTCTCGAGTTTGGTGACCTCCCGCAAAATGGGGACCAACACCATCGTCGTCACCGACACCCTCAACCCGGCGCGCAATTCCCAGGTGTCCATCGACGTTCAGCCGGGGGCCGTCACGCGTTTTGTTGTCACGCCCAACCCCGCCTCCGTCGTCCCGGACCCCATTCCCATCCAAACGGCGGGCGTTCCTTTCAGCATGACTTTTAAGGCCTTTGATGGTTTTGGCAATTTGGCCCGAAATTTTGGCGGGGACGTCACTTTGGAGTTGTGGGCGAACGGCGTTCCCGTTCCCTACGTCGGGGCCATTTCCCCCAGCTCGGTGACCTTTGTGTCGAACCCCATCCTCGGCGGCGAGGTGACCCTCCCCGTCACCGTCACCTTGGCCGAACCCTCCCTCGGGTTGGGGCCGGACCAACTTCAAATTCGCGCGTTCATCAACACGCCCGCCCTGCGGGAAGGGTTCAGTGCCTTCTTCAGCGTGAGAGAGGAGGCCATCTGGGACCGCATCGTCGTCACCCTGCCGGGGGAAACCCGACGTCCCGGTTTGGGTCTCACGGGCGTCTTTAAAGTGGGCAACCCGAATCCCGTGATGGCGGGGGATTCCCTGCTCGTGACGGTGACGGCCGTCGACCGGTTCGGGAATCGGTTGAACCAGGCGGATGTCGCCACGCTCACGCTCCCCACGCCGGGGGTTTTGGCCAATTTGGGGGCGCCCCCGACGGTGACGCTCGCGCAAGGGGTCGGCAACGCGGTGATTCAAATTTACACGGCCACCCCCGCCGCCGTGGTTCGGGGCGAGGTCATCTCCCAGGGGTTCGTCGCCACGTCCACCGTCCCCGTCACGGCGGGATCCTACGCCGCTGTCACGGGACGATTGTTGTTGTTGGCCCCGGGCGAA of the Elusimicrobiota bacterium genome contains:
- the rdgB gene encoding RdgB/HAM1 family non-canonical purine NTP pyrophosphatase, encoding MKPPVIVIATHNMDKMREIRKILGRGVGAVKGLVDFPPAYTVRETGKTLEANALLKARKAVRRTGVAALSDDSGLEVAALGGRPGVYSARFAGPGCSYADNNRKVLRLLGDRPAARRGAVFRCVVALVFPDGREKLFQGRCPGRIVPALRGSQGFGYDPVFLPRGKKKTFAEMSLAEKNRLSHRSRAFRKAAAYLKKWVGSGAGR
- a CDS encoding T9SS type A sorting domain-containing protein; the protein is MRTLRRFVLGLLFTTGAGAAHAVVDHYIVTAPLAIMKGDSGINFTVDPRDAANLPDLSSHRVLFVVPPGVTVEGAGGTGDPVNGWIVAGLTNFTVRTNAVAPVGFFDLRVRDKNDANVFGFQSVQIEPTVVSFELVPPLVPFTGMAGVGFNLQVRAVGPGGVTITSFRDDVLLSAQIGDLSITVGGAGQLVSGATFINGVASIVVTLFGTNPVTRQNNILANQVETYAGQAVPATGITSPPLTIDPNVYDHILLRFPGETLTPGTGAGKTGAAATQVAGAGINPVFVDLVDQWHNPINPAANAGIYPFNINYVSFFAGVPPDTVPLPSVLVNTNQANVSFVMRVAGNHLIQATAGVEVSQSIVPVVNSAGFRFKVTPDPMPNSDAVTPFIITVEAVDIFDNPLVAYNGTALVTADNCAGAPFGNNTLDTAPGVPTPGAQNTITFVAGQWINRPVQVFKASNLTRLVFVDAGAGLSGNSTCFDNDAGGAAMLHFTLPGQVYTPGAFPGNLNLPATQSAGALISAVVRVTDLSWNQVSIPVPQPLTLFMDNTVGFIDVPGGLVMPPVGDITVNNIRLRSSSFRPLSAAVPQVLRAQIPVPNILGNSDGITVNPGAYSNVVVVAPTETLSPGNPTEPDGKINSISTQAFNVGFPMQVYLTDSFFNPVQTPPYSGAWPSLQFTLLGGGDITFPAPNPAPMASSLFSSLVTSRKMGTNTIVVTDTLNPARNSQVSIDVQPGAVTRFVVTPNPASVVPDPIPIQTAGVPFSMTFKAFDGFGNLARNFGGDVTLELWANGVPVPYVGAISPSSVTFVSNPILGGEVTLPVTVTLAEPSLGLGPDQLQIRAFINTPALREGFSAFFSVREEAIWDRIVVTLPGETRRPGLGLTGVFKVGNPNPVMAGDSLLVTVTAVDRFGNRLNQADVATLTLPTPGVLANLGAPPTVTLAQGVGNAVIQIYTATPAAVVRGEVISQGFVATSTVPVTAGSYAAVTGRLLLLAPGETIIPGSPASPGKNTAAILPAQANTNINFQIFACDRFYNVDTTYTGNAVNLSSDDGSVSLLNLPIVAGSGTVPSVYLTGNLPNPSTVRVTAVDQGDTNKTSFSDVPVTPGATYLITLPPAALAGANFPMTVELIDPLSGLPMAGANNSFTMQALTPLGAPATVALGVPLQTLNNGAVAFNQSYSHVETIKIKITDSFNRVALSGNINITPNGLKYLVTLPATSRTTDDIFPVSVGLYDTLQDAFPIADSSYQHTFNVFVEVGGLPAVGSAPVSAATLTNGVATFNFSYTKAEHIVVKATGAVAGFVDISGLDDMDITAGAYVKLQILAPGEVALPGIPSLTGKDSTGLVAQAARESFSAQVNAVDRYWNVVTSLNTPLAPSITLTASDGSSIPSVLGFVNGQALFAGIALNSPPQATLTARDTANAGIFPQSVVIPLTGRVYQAVTATPTPPDYFSGPPDFFDVQLELVRFDGVSTGAIVNGFSGEVTVTPLTATLDPLPVTNLVILNPPLPDPLRPNMFKMLPAGVMTVTMAYKVAEDVVLKFVDEDGWQGFSAPIPFVPRNVRYEAVIPAESRVGPPDSFTMSVVPKDTNTGTVPKNWTSNVNIVPVSPIGTPITGVLQVGAVLVTGGTTTFQQAFSQAGVFRFELQDGPRLSTTAAMNFLPGPLAALNTTLPATLEAGTTQSVDVTLLDAFGNPIPNLPLAFRLSDTSFGVLSTANGVSDVNGQSSTQLTVNAQKAGLVDFIAVSSPFSVRQAFRVLGPPLTTFSVGGYGVPVTAGYSLKTADPITLTPVVQPGMVLVETRYSIDGAPFLAYVAPFAIPTVGLHTIEYYSVAQSALLHTETTKTARTVFVTADTDPSEGLVNYPNPFRAGTETFLEFNLAAPEPVKLTIYDMMGQLVYERDVIEGSVGAQAGLNRIPWDGRNSAGAVVANGGYVAILKAGSSTFKRKIAVKK
- a CDS encoding NAD-dependent epimerase/dehydratase family protein, giving the protein MKTILVTGAAGFIGAWTAKALVERGERVIGVDNFNPYYDPRLKRDRVKALIPRVKIHEIDLADRAALARVFRANKIDRICHLGAQAGVRYSLQNPFAYENTNNLGTLNLLETARTAGVRSFVYASSSSVYGGNRKAPFSVEDAVNRPLSLYAATKRANELTAHVYHHLYGFRCTGLRFFTVYGPWGRPDMALFSFTKAIMEGRPIELFNRGIMRRDFTYIDDIVAGVLAALDRNTGYRIYNLGNSRPVTLGQFVRAIENSVGRKAVKKFLPLQPGDVPATWADIDSSRRRLGFRPRIGIEAGVQRFVDWYRSYFRK